From the genome of Torulaspora globosa chromosome 2, complete sequence, one region includes:
- a CDS encoding uncharacterized protein (ancestral locus Anc_1.49), producing MTAANYLKAVASRRTVYALKPELPSGVNINDVQAVVQAIIRDTPTSFNSQVNRAIILTGKAHKEVWDRVVESIPGESGKKRPQSARDEAYGSVIFFTDDVVTEQLQAKFAAFAAAFPQFADHSSGAAQIHTWTALRELGLGAHLQHYNGYVKAALPKEIPATWNVHAQLVFGVPAAEPGEKTFEENPVKIYS from the coding sequence ATGACTGCCGCAAACTACTTGAAAGCCGTGGCTTCCCGTCGTACCGTCTATGCTTTAAAACCTGAATTACCTTCAGGTGTCAACATTAACGACGTACAGGCGGTGGTTCAAGCTATTATCAGAGACACTCCAACAAGTTTCAACTCGCAGGTGAACCGTGCAATCATCCTGACCGGTAAAGCCCACAAAGAAGTTTGGGACCGCGTAGTCGAGAGCATTCCTGGCGAATCTGGCAAGAAAAGACCTCAATCAGCCAGGGACGAGGCTTACGGTTCagtcatcttcttcactgaTGACGTCGTGACCGAACAATTGCAGGCCAAGTTTGCTGCTTTTGCAGCAGCTTTCCCTCAATTTGCAGACCACTCCTCCGGTGCTGCTCAAATTCATACCTGGACTGCTCTCAGAGAATTGGGACTGGGCGCACACTTGCAGCACTACAACGGCTATGTCAAGGCGGCTCTTCCCAAGGAAATCCCAGCAACCTGGAACGTTCACGCCCAATTGGTGTTTGGTGTTCCTGCTGCCGAACCCGGAGAGAAGACCTTCGAAGAAAACCCCGTCAAAATCTATTCTTAG
- the RNQ1 gene encoding prion domain-containing protein RNQ1 (ancestral locus Anc_1.47): protein MDVDRLITEAERCFNDSNHDDAVAKLTTAARSDPTEEQQSYIESLIHRISEHVVQNGNEGEGERGIGSSLMNTMMSNNNGSSQSQLGKLALLSTILGSSKNSNGFNLQSVVSLLGSGKNNQQPNQGSMGSSGLASLAAQFFGSSSRPQQQQQSHQSGSFSTLASMASSYMGNSGSQGRPQQQYQSDYNPSGTQGGQGYGGYSEGHGRPQSQGYQNNQSQGGSGTFSTLASMAGSYLSGSQKPQGQHQGNQGYQHNQSGSQGYQNNQGYQNNQGYQGGQGYQGGQGYQGGQGYQGGQGYQGGQDYQGGQGYQGGQGYQGGQGYQGGQGYQGGQGYQNNQGYPGGQNSQGGQGYHGGQGYQGGQGYQSDNQSQNDGQSKMSGFMSMAGSLLGQDKPQSNSNYQGGPSPQGRPSHGGEQQGGGNFQFSGNFVPNRY from the coding sequence ATGGACGTCGATAGGCTAATTACAGAGGCTGAAAGGTGTTTCAATGATAGTAACCATGATGATGCGGTTGCTAAGTTGACTACGGCTGCAAGAAGTGATCCTACTGAAGAGCAGCAGTCTTATATTGAGTCTTTGATTCATCGGATCTCCGAGCACGTTGTTCAGAACGGGAACGAGGGTGAGGGTGAACGTGGGATCGGTAGCAGTTTGATGAACACAATGATGTCCAATAATAACGGATCTTCCCAGTCGCAATTAGGGAAACTGGCGCTGCTTTCTACAATTCTCGGCAGCAGCAAGAACTCTAACGGCTTCAATCTGCAGTCTGTTGTTTCTTTGCTTGGGAGTGGCAAGAACAACCAGCAGCCGAATCAAGGGTCCATGGGTAGCTCCGGTCTTGCTTCCTTGGCTGCCCAGTTCTTTGGATCGAGCTCGCGGCcccaacagcagcagcaatcTCACCAGTCAGGATCCTTTTCAACTCTTGCCTCTATGGCCTCGTCTTATATGGGCAATTCCGGCTCTCAGGGAAGACCTCAGCAGCAATATCAGAGCGACTATAATCCTTCGGGGACTCAAGGTGGCCAGGGATACGGTGGCTACAGCGAAGGGCACGGTCGCCCTCAGTCGCAAGGCTACCAAAACAATCAAAGCCAAGGCGGTTCCGGAACATTTTCGACTTTGGCCTCTATGGCTGGGTCATATTTAAGTGGGTCCCAGAAGCCTCAGGGACAGCACCAAGGGAACCAAGGATATCAGCATAATCAAAGCGGCAGTCAAGGCTATCAAAACAACCAAGGCTATCAAAATAACCAAGGTTACCAAGGAGGCCAGGGCTACCAAGGAGGCCAGGGCTACCAAGGAGGTCAGGGCTATCAAGGAGGTCAGGGCTACCAAGGAGGTCAGGACTATCAAGGAGGTCAGGGCTATCAAGGAGGTCAGGGCTATCAAGGAGGTCAGGGCTATCAAGGAGGTCAGGGCTATCAAGGAGGCCAGGGCTATCAAAACAACCAAGGTTACCCAGGAGGTCAGAACTCTCAAGGAGGCCAAGGTTATCACGGAGGTCAAGGCTATCAAGGAGGCCAAGGTTATCAAAGTGACAACCAGTCACAAAATGATGGACAGTCTAAAATGTCTGGTTTCATGTCAATGGCTGGGTCACTACTAGGTCAAGATAAACCCCAGAGTAACTCGAATTACCAAGGCGGTCCATCACCTCAAGGTAGACCATCTCACGGTGGCGAGCAACAAGGCGGTGGTAATTTCCAGTTCTCTGGTAACTTCGTCCCTAATAGATACTGA
- the SMT3 gene encoding SUMO family protein SMT3 (ancestral locus Anc_1.51), producing MSESPPEAKPEAKSEVKPETHINLKVTDGSSEIFFKIKRTTPLRRLMDAFAKRQGREMDSLRFLYDGVRIQPDQTPDDLDMEDNDIIEAHREQIGGC from the coding sequence ATGTCTGAGAGTCCACCAGAAGCAAAACCAGAGGCCAAGTCAGAAGTTAAGCCGGAAACACATATCAACTTGAAAGTCACCGACGGTTCGTCCGagatttttttcaagattaaAAGAACGACGCCTCTGAGGAGGTTGATGGATGCGTTTGCCAAGAGGCAAGGCCGCGAGATGGATTCTCTGAGATTCTTGTACGACGGTGTGCGGATCCAGCCAGATCAGACCCCGGACGATCTGGATATGGAGGATAACGATATCATAGAGGCCCACAGGGAGCAAATCGGAGGTTGTTAG
- the AGP1 gene encoding amino acid transporter AGP1 (ancestral locus Anc_1.50), with protein MPSSSSFNSNIIPPYEMEDMKKAGEQAVTNKELDNEVEYFDSGMDAQNGSNDADEIANAHMSRGSGEARGALRHFVDSFRRQQHSSSAEEDLENELTTCISPATLNGYTKSGSKSASELAPAKKESLKKSIKPRHVVMISLGTGVGTGLLVGNGRALVNAGPAGLLVGYAIMGTCIYCIIQSAGEMAVVYSNLIGGFNAYPSMLVSPAFGFSVAWVYCLQWLTVCPLELVTASMTIQYWTTKVNSDVFVVIFYFLIIVINVFGARGYAEAEFFFNCCKVLMMIGFFILGIIIASGGAGNDGYIGAKYWHDPGAFRGDKAIDRFKGVVATFVTAAFAFGGSEFIALTASEQSNPRRSIPSAAKKVIYRIMCIFLGSIAMVGFLVPYNSPQLMGSGSSKVKASPYVIAVASHGIKVVPHFINAVILLSVLSVANSAFYSSSRILLSLSQQGLAPKFFNYIDRSGRPARAMIVSALFGVIAFCAASPKEEDVFTWLLAISGLSQIFTWASICLSHIRFRRAMAVQGRSVGEIGFRSQTGVWGSWYSFMMLMLALIAQFWVAIAPIGTNKLDVQNFFQNYLAMPILIAFYIGYAIWKKDWKLFIRAKDIDVDSHRQIFDEDLLRQEDEETKEKLRNGPFWKRAVAFWC; from the coding sequence AtgccatcttcatcatcgttcAATTCGAATATTATTCCTCCATATGAGATGGAGGATATGAAGAAGGCCGGGGAGCAGGCAGTGACGAATAAAGAACTAGACAACGAAGTTGAGTATTTCGATAGTGGGATGGACGCTCAGAATGGTAGTAATGATGCCGATGAAATTGCAAACGCACATATGAGTCGGGGCTCCGGTGAAGCCAGAGGTGCGTTGCGGCACTTTGTGGACTCGTTCCGTAGACAGCAGCACAGCAGCTCTGCCGAGGAGGATCTGGAAAATGAACTGACTACCTGTATTTCCCCAGCAACGTTGAACGGATACACGAAGAGCGGTTCTAAATCTGCCAGCGAACTAGCGCCTGCGAAgaaagaatctttgaagaaaagcatCAAGCCTCGTCATGTGGTGATGATCTCTCTAGGGACAGGTGTGGGTACCGGTCTGCTGGTGGGTAACGGTAGAGCGTTAGTCAACGCCGGTCCCGCCGGTCTGCTTGTCGGTTATGCCATCATGGGTACTTGTATCTACTGTATTATCCAGTCAGCCGGTGAGATGGCTGTCGTTTACAGTAATTTGATTGGTGGATTCAACGCATATCCTTCCATGCTAGTGAGTCCCGCGTTTGGGTTCTCTGTTGCCTGGGTCTACTGTTTGCAATGGCTGACTGTCTGTCCGTTAGAATTGGTCACGGCGTCCATGACAATTCAATACTGGACAACAAAGGTGAACTCTGACGTTTTCGTTGTCATCTTTTATTTCTTGATTATTGTTATTAACGTTTTTGGTGCTCGTGGTTACGCTGAAGCTGAgtttttcttcaactgttGCAAGGTGCTCATGATGATTGGTTTCTTCATATTGGGTATCATCATTGCTTCGGGTGGTGCCGGTAATGACGGTTACATCGGAGCAAAGTACTGGCATGACCCAGGTGCGTTCAGAGGTGACAAAGCCATTGATCGATTCAAGGGTGTCGTTGCTACCTTTGTCACTGCCGCTTTCGCTTTTGGTGGTAGTGAGTTCATCGCTCTGACTGCAAGCGAGCAATCTAATCCAAGAAGATCCATTCCATCCGCCGCAAAGAAGGTTATTTACAGGATTATGTGCATTTTCTTGGGTTCAATTGCCATGGTTGGTTTCCTGGTGCCTTACAACTCCCCGCAGTTAATGGGTTCTGGTAGTAGCAAGGTGAAAGCATCTCCATACGTTATTGCCGTCGCTTCTCATGGTATTAAAGTTGTTCCTCACTTCATCAATGCAGTTATTCTTCTATCTGTTCTATCTGTCGCTAACTCAGCTTTCTATTCCAGCTCCCGTATTTTGCTGTCGCTATCACAGCAAGGCCTCGCTCCAAAGTTCTTCAATTATATTGACAGAAGCGGTAGACCAGCAAGAGCCATGATAGTATCAGCCCTGTTTGGTGTCATTGCATTCTGTGCAGCCTCCCCcaaggaggaagacgtTTTTACCTGGCTGCTTGCCATCTCCGGTCTGTCCCAGATTTTCACTTGGGCAAGTATCTGCTTATCTCACATCAGATTCAGAAGGGCGATGGCAGTCCAGGGCAGATCCGTCGGAGAAATTGGCTTCAGATCCCAAACGGGTGTTTGGGGTTCATGGTATTCATTCATGATGTTGATGCTTGCACTAATTGCTCAGTTCTGGGTCGCAATTGCACCGATCGGCACTAACAAATTGGATGTGCAAAACTTTTTCCAAAACTACCTTGCGATGCCAATCCTGATTGCATTCTACATAGGCTATGCAATCTGGAAGAAGGATTGGAAACTATTCATCAGAGCCAAGGACATCGATGTGGATTCGCATAGAcaaattttcgatgaggACCTACTAAGACAAGAGGACGAAGAGACGAAGGAAAAGCTAAGAAATGGACCATTCTGGAAGCGTGCTGTTGCTTTCTGGTGTTGA
- the FUS1 gene encoding Fus1p (ancestral locus Anc_1.48), which translates to MTTLIATTVTLYPSPASSSLNSSLASPSRAPTTVTHLVTRTLASDEPTGVPLGTFDSNATSASGLTIGLAIGLPVGLFCLGLLVFLFYFYWRGSVLESSAVASGSREAENHMNEKSWLPNLIYGGRDADDNSSYLNVKRLPSVSSKIQYRISRAAPQHILTPKAPLCRESHGDPLAVNDEVDTFLYSRPPNIYHIDSKMPSTNNLANGSKVSVNGPHSISSSTGEVNPLRRASRKWSYQSPLSRWFLRSSTYLQDGLTLPMSIKTPTVQLKQLKILSRINKEYANSWQFVDDEKSPILDRMDDCSDEQGSLPSAMDGDGCAIQKPSSGIYGTIDPQTFEVRDEAMGGDRSLKLGPAPSNIEKGGKNRRQRRQSRLRQHLQQISNVKPLPVIPKSTSGSHGRFQIGRVYKVVQEYKARLTDEICIEAGEFVKMLATHTDGWCLVEKCTKDGVTESICEDRKDINDKSYLNDDRGIIPGDCLQQAK; encoded by the coding sequence ATGACCACTTTGATCGCGACCACTGTGACGTTATACCCGTCGCCGGCGAGCTCGAGCCTTAACAGCTCGCTGGCCAGCCCGTCGAGGGCTCCCACTACTGTAACTCATCTGGTAACTAGAACGTTGGCGTCTGACGAGCCGACAGGCGTTCCGCTGGGGACTTTTGACTCGAACGCGACGTCGGCGTCTGGACTCACGATCGGCCTTGCGATAGGGCTGCCTGTGGGGCTGTTCTGCCTTGGGCTCCTGGTGTTTCTGTTCTACTTCTATTGGAGAGGCAGTGTCCTGGAGTCGAGTGCTGTTGCGAGCGGGTCCCGAGAGGCGGAGAATCACATGAATGAGAAGAGCTGGCTGCCAAATCTGATATATGGCGGCAGGGATGCCGACGACAATTCCAGCTATCTGAACGTCAAGCGTCTGCCTTCCGTGTCGTCCAAGATACAGTACAGGATCTCGCGAGCTGCGCCGCAGCATATCTTGACTCCGAAGGCGCCCTTGTGTCGAGAGTCGCACGGTGATCCGCTGGCGGTGAACGACGAGGTCGATACTTTCCTCTACTCGCGGCCCCCCAACATCTACCACATCGATTCGAAGATGCCCTCTACGAACAATCTTGCGAATGGAAGCAAGGTGTCGGTCAATGGTCCGCATTCCATATCCTCCTCGACTGGAGAGGTCAACCCATTGCGAAGAGCATCGCGGAAGTGGAGCTACCAGTCTCCCTTGTCCAGATGGTTTCTCAGGAGTTCGACGTATTTGCAAGATGGTCTGACACTTCCGATGTCCATAAAGACGCCAACTGTGCAACTAAAGCAGCTGAAAATCCTCTCTCGGATCAACAAAGAGTATGCCAACTCTTGGCAATTCGTCGACGATGAAAAGTCTCCAATACTCGATAGGATGGACGATTGCTCTGACGAGCAGGGCAGCCTCCCTTCGGCTATGGACGGGGACGGCTGTGCTATTCAGAAGCCTTCTTCAGGGATTTACGGCACGATTGATCCGCAAACATTCGAAGTACGAGACGAAGCGATGGGAGGCGACAGGTCTCTGAAGCTGGGCCCCGCGCCGAGTAATATCGAGAAAGGCGGGAAGAACCGGCGACAGAGAAGGCAAAGCCGCCTCAGGCAGCATCTGCAGCAAATTTCAAATGTGAAGCCCCTGCCGGTTATCCCGAAAAGCACGTCCGGATCCCATGGCAGGTTCCAGATCGGTCGTGTGTATAAAGTGGTTCAAGAGTACAAAGCAAGGCTTACGGACGAAATCTGTATCGAGGCTGGTGAATTTGTAAAGATGCTGGCGACTCACACCGACGGCTGGTGTCTCGTTGAAAAGTGCACAAAAGACGGAGTCACGGAATCTATCTGCGAAGACAGGAAGGATATAAACGACAAAAGTTACTTAAATGATGACAGGGGCATAATACCTGGCGACTGCTTGCAGCAAGCCAAATAA